A genomic stretch from Pomacea canaliculata isolate SZHN2017 linkage group LG2, ASM307304v1, whole genome shotgun sequence includes:
- the LOC112557743 gene encoding uncharacterized protein LOC112557743: MVQRNLIQIPDQSPHANLVTRTHQHQPAISADPTVDEYYISIGSQKEGRCCDILPRTLVATNMSGVVSIRNGCLYINDEKLIDLRNSHPGANGSDTAASPSDFQMAPGSELFLYVDACNEARCTGPEMKGSVLIVGDHSEQAVSRNGSSVQLALSTARRQKRSTSNIVINTPNGMAVGQTVVLTPLTHADLNATYDSVASTDFVSYLTNPEDTVHSVDTVDRILAHRASYSPTESISFSLASVGQVEMPDLSQ, translated from the exons ATGGTACAGAGGAACTTGATCCAGATACCAGACCAGTCACCTCACGCAAATCTAGTGACAAGAACTCATCAGCATCAACCTGCAATCAGCGCTGATCCTACTGTTGATGAATACT ACATCAGCATAGGCAGCCAAAAGGAGGGTCGATGCTGTGATATTTTGCCACGCACACTAGTTGCCACCAATATGTCAGGTGTGGTCTCCATTCGCAACGGCTGCCTTTACATTAATGACGAAAAACTAATAGACTTGCGAAACAGCCACCCTGGTGCCAATGGCAGTGACACAGCAGCATCTCCTTCAG ATTTCCAGATGGCTCCAGGCAGTGAGCTTTTCCTGTATGTTGATGCCTGCAATGAGGCCCGGTGTACTGGACCAGAAATGAAGGGTAGTGTTCTCATTGTTGGTGACCACTCGGAGCAGGCAGTGTCTCGTAATGGAAGCAGTGTTCAGCTGGCACTGTCGACAGCCAGACGTCAGAAACGATCAACCTCAAACATTGTTATCAACACACCCAATG GTATGGCTGTTGGACAAACTGTGGTGCTTACACCACTGACACATGCAGACCTTAATGCTACATATGACTCTGTGGCCTCTACTGATTTTGTGTCCTACCTGACTAACCCTGAAGATACTGTTCATTCAGTGGACACGGTTGATCGCATCTTGGCACACAG GGCTTCATACTCACCCACAGAGAGCATTTCTTTCTCCTTAGCATCTGTGGGGCAAGTGGAAATGCCAGACCTTTCACAGTGA